A single Providencia manganoxydans DNA region contains:
- the cydC gene encoding heme ABC transporter ATP-binding protein/permease CydC codes for MRVLLPFLALYRRHWFLILLGMILAIVTLLASIGLLTLSGWFLAGAAIAGFPGLYYFNYMLPAAGVRGAAIFRTAGRYAERLVSHDATFRVLAHLRVFAFSKILPLSPGGISRFRQGEILNRLVADVETLDHLYLRVLSPIFAAFVVIFVLIFGLSFLDPRLAWTLGCVMLFLLFTLPFVFYRAGKPIGQELTALRAHYRTVLTSALQGQAELTLFGALPRFRQTLSNIESQWQVRQQQQADLTGLSQAIILFASGFTATLLLWMAADHVGGNTNPGALIALFVFCALAAFETLGPVAVAFQHMGQVIASAERVSQLIDAKPEVTFAAEGLSLTQLDSLVVDNISFTYPEQPFAVLNHVSLTLQQGQHLALLGKTGCGKSTLLQLLTRAWDVNSGSIKLNGHNISDYSEQALRSIMSVVPQRVHVFSDTLRNNLLLANDKATDKQLHEVLEQVGLGNLLENEQKLNAWMGEGGRQLSGGEQRRLGIARALLHDAPLILMDEPTEGLDAQTEQQILTLLKEKCADKTLVVITHRMQGLENMDMICVMDNGEIVEQGSHQALLEAKGRYFQFRQRHLQQQAV; via the coding sequence ATGCGAGTTCTATTACCTTTTTTAGCACTTTATCGCCGCCATTGGTTTTTGATCTTATTAGGTATGATCTTAGCCATTGTAACTTTGCTCGCAAGTATTGGTTTATTAACCTTATCAGGTTGGTTCCTTGCGGGTGCAGCAATCGCAGGCTTTCCGGGGCTGTATTATTTTAACTATATGCTACCGGCCGCTGGCGTACGTGGAGCTGCGATTTTCCGTACTGCTGGCCGCTATGCAGAACGCCTAGTCAGCCACGATGCCACATTTCGGGTACTGGCGCATTTACGCGTATTCGCCTTTAGTAAAATTCTTCCTCTGTCTCCCGGAGGGATTAGCCGGTTCCGCCAAGGAGAAATTCTTAATCGCCTTGTTGCCGATGTTGAGACGTTAGACCACCTATACTTACGCGTTTTATCGCCGATTTTTGCCGCATTTGTGGTTATTTTCGTGCTTATTTTTGGGCTAAGTTTTCTTGATCCTCGCTTAGCGTGGACACTTGGTTGTGTCATGCTGTTTCTCTTGTTTACTCTACCTTTTGTGTTTTACCGTGCAGGTAAGCCTATTGGTCAAGAATTAACCGCATTACGTGCTCACTACCGAACAGTACTGACATCCGCACTACAGGGCCAAGCAGAACTCACTTTATTTGGCGCCCTACCTCGCTTTCGTCAAACATTGTCAAATATTGAGAGCCAATGGCAAGTCCGCCAGCAACAGCAAGCAGATCTTACAGGCTTGTCTCAAGCGATCATTTTGTTTGCTTCAGGCTTCACGGCAACATTGCTTTTATGGATGGCGGCAGATCACGTCGGTGGTAATACCAACCCCGGCGCACTTATTGCTTTATTTGTTTTTTGTGCCTTAGCAGCCTTCGAAACACTGGGGCCTGTCGCCGTAGCATTCCAACATATGGGCCAAGTGATTGCTTCCGCAGAGCGTGTTTCGCAGCTGATCGACGCTAAACCTGAAGTGACCTTTGCAGCCGAAGGGCTTTCGCTAACTCAGTTAGATAGCCTCGTTGTGGACAATATTTCGTTTACCTACCCTGAACAGCCATTCGCTGTGTTAAATCATGTTTCTCTTACACTACAACAAGGCCAACACCTTGCATTGTTAGGAAAAACGGGCTGCGGTAAATCAACCTTATTACAGTTACTCACCCGTGCATGGGATGTTAACAGTGGCTCAATAAAGCTTAATGGGCACAATATCAGCGACTACAGCGAGCAAGCGCTGCGTTCTATCATGTCTGTTGTACCTCAACGGGTGCACGTGTTTAGTGATACATTGCGCAATAATCTGTTGCTTGCAAATGATAAAGCGACAGATAAACAACTTCATGAAGTGTTAGAACAAGTTGGTCTTGGTAATCTACTGGAAAATGAACAAAAGCTAAATGCTTGGATGGGTGAAGGCGGTAGACAGCTCTCCGGTGGAGAACAGCGCCGTTTAGGGATTGCCAGAGCCTTATTGCATGATGCGCCATTAATTTTAATGGATGAACCAACTGAAGGGCTTGATGCACAAACTGAACAACAGATCCTCACATTACTGAAAGAGAAATGTGCGGATAAAACCTTAGTTGTGATCACTCATCGCATGCAAGGCCTAGAAAATATGGATATGATTTGTGTAATGGATAACGGTGAAATTGTTGAGCAAGGCTCACATCAAGCTCTTTTAGAGGCAAAAGGCCGCTATTTCCAATTTCGCCAACGTCACTTGCAACAACAGGCTGTTTGA
- the infA gene encoding translation initiation factor IF-1 yields MAKEDNIEMQGTVLDTLPNTMFRVELENGHVVTAHISGKMRKNYIRILTGDKVTVELTPYDLSKGRIIFRSR; encoded by the coding sequence ATGGCCAAAGAAGATAATATTGAAATGCAGGGCACTGTATTGGATACCCTGCCAAACACAATGTTCCGTGTTGAACTGGAAAACGGTCACGTGGTGACTGCTCATATTTCTGGCAAAATGCGTAAAAACTATATCCGCATCCTAACAGGCGACAAGGTAACTGTAGAGTTAACCCCATACGACCTGAGCAAAGGCCGTATCATTTTCCGTAGCCGCTGA
- the aat gene encoding leucyl/phenylalanyl-tRNA--protein transferase → MYQLDDDSILFPPVHEAMREPNGLLAIGGDLSPERLKAAYYDGIFPWFNPGEMPLWWSPDPRAVLMVGELHISRTMKKILKKQKYRVTINHAFNDVIEACSIRQEGTWILPEVRAGYQGLHQQGIAHSVEAWYGEELVGGLYGVNMGLLFCGESMFSRMDDASKVAFITFYFHFLRYNGQLFDCQVLNHHTASLGAKEISRRDFLHILYRWRNKAIDPACWLPQSIEISPLFT, encoded by the coding sequence ATGTACCAACTTGATGATGATTCTATCTTGTTCCCGCCTGTCCATGAGGCAATGCGGGAGCCTAATGGCTTATTAGCTATTGGTGGTGATTTATCGCCTGAACGTCTTAAGGCAGCCTATTACGATGGTATTTTCCCATGGTTTAACCCTGGTGAAATGCCGTTATGGTGGTCACCTGATCCACGAGCCGTTTTAATGGTCGGAGAATTACACATCAGCCGTACCATGAAAAAAATATTGAAAAAGCAAAAATATCGCGTCACCATTAACCACGCGTTCAATGATGTGATAGAAGCTTGCTCAATACGCCAAGAAGGGACATGGATTTTACCTGAAGTACGCGCGGGATATCAGGGTCTACACCAACAAGGTATCGCACATTCTGTAGAAGCTTGGTATGGTGAAGAGCTGGTTGGCGGCCTATATGGCGTGAACATGGGGCTCCTATTTTGTGGGGAATCTATGTTCAGTAGAATGGATGATGCATCTAAAGTTGCTTTTATTACATTCTATTTTCATTTTTTGCGCTATAATGGGCAGCTTTTTGATTGTCAGGTACTTAACCACCACACCGCCTCATTAGGCGCAAAAGAAATATCCCGTCGGGATTTTTTACATATTCTTTATCGGTGGCGTAACAAAGCGATTGATCCCGCCTGCTGGTTACCGCAATCGATTGAAATATCACCACTATTCACGTGA